AGTTCGTATCTGTACTTGTCGACGTTCCGGCGCTCGCTGCCGTGGACGGCATCGTAGACGTCGCTCGCGGTCGCCCACACCTCCCGGATCCCGATGGCCCCGGTCGCGAGGTACGGCGACAGTCGCGAGACGGCGTGGGTCGGCTCCTCGACGGCCGCCCGCAGGTCGTCCCGGGTGTCGTTGTACGAGGTGATCCCGTGGTCGACGAACGTATCGAGGCGGTCGCGGGCGCCGCGGTAGCCGGCCGCCGGCAACTCGACTTCGACTTCCGGCTCCGGGACCGTCTTCCCGTCGCTGACCGCCGCGAGGGCCTCGGCGTCGGGTTCGGCGTACGGCCCCCGCTTCGGGACCGCCTCCCAGTCGCCGTGGAACTGGCTGTGGTTCGGGTAGGACCGCTCTAGTTCCTCGGGGCCGACCAACACGAGGTCCGTCCGCACGTCGGTCCTAACGCCCTCGGCCCCGAGCGCGTCCTCGACGGCCCGCTGTCGGTTCCGCCGCGCCGCGCGGTAGTGCGTGTTGTAGAAGACGGTGTCAACGTCGTACTCCGCCGCGAGGTCGACGAGGACCTCGTCGGGGTCGCCCGCCCGGACGAGGAGGTCGCTGTCGAGTTCGCGGTAGCGGCGTTCGAGCGCCTTGACGTGTCGGAGGTACAACGCCCGCTGTCTGGCCCCCATCGTCTTCAGGAGGCCGCTGTCGTACACGAACACCGGAACGACCGTTCCCGCCCGCGCGGCGGCCGCGAGCCCGGCGTTGTCGCGCGTTCTCAGGTCCCGGCGGTGCCAAAACAACTGCATACGATCCGTTCGTCCGGCGGCGGCTAAGGCCTTCGGCAGGCG
The DNA window shown above is from Natronomonas salsuginis and carries:
- a CDS encoding cryptochrome/photolyase family protein, which translates into the protein MQLFWHRRDLRTRDNAGLAAAARAGTVVPVFVYDSGLLKTMGARQRALYLRHVKALERRYRELDSDLLVRAGDPDEVLVDLAAEYDVDTVFYNTHYRAARRNRQRAVEDALGAEGVRTDVRTDLVLVGPEELERSYPNHSQFHGDWEAVPKRGPYAEPDAEALAAVSDGKTVPEPEVEVELPAAGYRGARDRLDTFVDHGITSYNDTRDDLRAAVEEPTHAVSRLSPYLATGAIGIREVWATASDVYDAVHGSERRNVDKYRYELSWREQMYHLLYYNPDLAVSNYKSFPNDIEWRDDDAAFEAWTRGETGYPLVDAGMRQLNREGYVHNRPRQVVASFLTKHLQIDWRRGARYFTNQLLDHDYASNHGGWQWVASTGTDSVDVRIFDPVSQASKYDEGATYIREYVPELEGVPTRKVIEWPTLAREERASLAPEYADPIVDRNEGYERAQRVFEHALGKR